One window of the Leptotrichia massiliensis genome contains the following:
- a CDS encoding DEAD/DEAH box helicase family protein: MSNFEYLRKDRSYRVFADVCIEAEKLMNVSYTASVTFARKALELAVKWVYKNDQYLRYNYQDTLAIMLNSRKFKEIIPYNMPGLLSYIQKLGNKAVHSQIVVEREEAILSLRNLFSFTSWIDYSYSRHYSDVKFDESILGEINNIVKVQDEKNKLTKMLDEMDKKLEKLTNENETLKKENEEKRKIYQREKEFQVDKISEAETRKRYIDLILESEGWVIGDNCLTEVEISNISTPSGKGKADYVLYGDNGKPLAVIEAKKIDIDPRIAKNQAKEYADALEKQYGTRPVIFFTNGLDYYIWDDTDYAERKVSSIYSKKDLEKLIFKRKNKTRLKNLAIKDVITNRAYQKEAIIRVTEALESGRRKMLLVMATGSGKTRTAASIVDVLTRHNWVKNILFLADRTALVKQARDSFKEYLPNLSLCNLLDNKDDVNSRMIFSTYPTMMNAIDEAKDKKGNRIFTSGHFDLIIVDESHRSIYKKYQAIFDYFDANLLGLTATPKSEIDKNTYKIFELEDDNPTFAYELEEAIKQGYLVHYGKPLDVGLKIVRDGLKYSELSEEEKEEFEETFDGEEKEEISSEEVNTTLFNQDTVDLVIKTLMNNGLKVEGGDKLGKTIIFAVNQKHANFIVERFNKLYPEYRGKFAEAIYHNIKFVDNIIAQFKDKNSHPQIAVSVDMLDTGIDVPEILNLVFFKKIRSKAKFWQMIGRGTRLCKDLFGPGIDKERFLIFDCYKNFEFFEVNGDGKEVKNSKSVSENIFGAKIEIIKSLQHLKYQEKPFIEYRDKLISEVILDILGINENRFDVRMKGAIVDKYKKLDKYEALDEKDVKEIKDVVAPLVIYEESDELAKRFDYLIYTIENAYLQNKSFLKAKNKVKETAESLSELGTLPKVLEKRQLIMDIQKDEFWNNINIFQLEEIRNELRELIRLLDKPATKIYYTDFKDEIVDYSEHESAGEFKIINQLVNYNKRVERYLEDFKNNDVIKRLKNNHPLSLNDIKYLEKVLWDELGTKEEYTKTYGKIPLLKMISKIIGMDRDAVEKEFSEFLSDENLNSNQINFVRHIVDYIAQNGSIDKEKLQEFSIVNKFGGVGELFKNKTDVLIEIIGAVEKVNGRFEYISQESGFNSN, encoded by the coding sequence ATGTCTAACTTTGAATATTTGAGAAAAGATAGAAGTTATAGAGTATTTGCGGATGTTTGTATTGAAGCAGAAAAGTTGATGAATGTTTCTTATACAGCGTCAGTTACATTTGCTAGAAAAGCATTGGAGTTAGCTGTAAAATGGGTGTATAAGAATGATCAATATTTAAGATACAATTATCAGGATACACTAGCAATTATGTTAAATAGCAGAAAATTTAAAGAGATAATTCCTTATAATATGCCAGGTTTACTTTCATATATACAAAAATTAGGAAATAAAGCTGTTCATTCCCAAATAGTTGTAGAAAGAGAAGAAGCAATTTTGAGTTTGAGAAATTTATTTTCGTTTACTTCGTGGATTGATTATTCGTATTCAAGACACTATTCAGATGTAAAATTTGACGAGTCGATACTTGGTGAAATAAATAATATTGTCAAAGTTCAAGATGAAAAAAATAAATTAACTAAAATGCTTGATGAAATGGATAAAAAACTTGAAAAATTAACAAATGAAAATGAGACGTTGAAAAAAGAGAACGAAGAAAAACGTAAGATTTATCAAAGAGAAAAAGAATTTCAAGTAGATAAAATATCTGAAGCTGAAACAAGAAAGAGATATATTGATTTGATATTGGAAAGTGAAGGTTGGGTTATAGGAGATAACTGTTTGACAGAAGTTGAAATTTCAAATATCTCTACTCCAAGTGGAAAAGGGAAAGCTGATTATGTTTTGTATGGGGACAATGGAAAGCCTTTGGCTGTAATAGAAGCAAAGAAAATAGATATTGATCCTAGGATAGCAAAAAATCAAGCAAAAGAATATGCAGATGCACTTGAAAAACAATATGGCACAAGACCTGTAATATTTTTTACAAATGGTTTGGATTATTATATTTGGGATGATACCGATTATGCTGAAAGGAAAGTTTCGAGCATATATAGTAAAAAAGATTTAGAAAAATTGATATTTAAAAGAAAAAATAAAACTAGACTAAAAAATCTAGCTATAAAAGATGTTATTACAAATAGAGCTTATCAAAAGGAAGCAATTATAAGAGTAACGGAGGCTTTGGAAAGCGGGCGTAGAAAAATGCTGCTTGTAATGGCGACTGGAAGTGGGAAAACTAGAACAGCGGCTTCTATTGTAGATGTGCTAACAAGACACAACTGGGTAAAAAATATCTTATTTCTTGCAGATAGAACGGCATTAGTAAAACAGGCAAGGGACAGTTTTAAGGAATATCTTCCAAATTTGTCTTTGTGCAATTTATTAGATAATAAAGATGATGTAAATAGCAGAATGATTTTTTCCACTTATCCGACAATGATGAATGCCATTGACGAAGCAAAAGATAAAAAAGGAAATAGAATTTTTACAAGTGGACATTTTGACTTGATAATAGTTGATGAAAGCCATAGAAGTATTTATAAAAAGTATCAGGCGATATTTGATTATTTTGATGCAAATTTATTGGGGTTGACAGCGACGCCAAAAAGTGAAATAGATAAAAATACATATAAAATATTTGAATTGGAAGATGATAATCCGACATTTGCGTATGAATTAGAAGAGGCAATAAAACAGGGGTATTTGGTTCATTATGGAAAACCACTGGATGTTGGATTGAAAATTGTAAGAGATGGATTGAAATATAGTGAACTGAGTGAAGAGGAAAAGGAAGAATTTGAAGAAACATTTGATGGAGAAGAAAAAGAAGAGATTTCAAGTGAGGAAGTAAATACAACATTATTTAACCAAGATACTGTGGATCTTGTTATCAAAACCTTGATGAATAATGGACTAAAAGTCGAAGGTGGTGATAAACTTGGGAAAACGATAATCTTTGCAGTAAATCAAAAACATGCAAATTTTATTGTGGAAAGATTTAATAAATTGTATCCTGAATATAGAGGAAAGTTTGCAGAAGCAATTTATCATAATATAAAATTTGTAGATAATATAATTGCTCAATTTAAAGATAAAAATTCTCATCCTCAAATAGCAGTATCTGTTGATATGCTTGATACAGGGATTGATGTTCCTGAAATACTTAATTTGGTATTTTTCAAGAAAATACGATCGAAGGCTAAATTTTGGCAAATGATAGGTAGAGGAACAAGACTTTGTAAAGATTTGTTTGGGCCTGGAATAGATAAGGAAAGATTTTTAATTTTTGATTGTTATAAGAATTTTGAGTTTTTTGAAGTAAATGGGGATGGAAAAGAGGTAAAAAATTCTAAATCAGTTTCAGAAAATATATTTGGAGCTAAAATAGAGATAATAAAATCATTGCAACATTTAAAATACCAAGAAAAACCTTTTATTGAATATAGAGATAAATTAATAAGTGAAGTGATATTGGATATTTTAGGAATAAATGAAAATCGTTTTGATGTGCGAATGAAAGGTGCGATTGTAGATAAATATAAAAAATTGGATAAATATGAGGCACTTGATGAAAAAGATGTGAAGGAAATTAAAGATGTAGTTGCTCCTTTGGTAATTTATGAGGAAAGTGATGAGTTAGCTAAAAGATTTGATTATTTAATATACACAATTGAAAATGCATATTTACAAAATAAATCTTTTTTAAAGGCAAAAAATAAAGTTAAAGAAACAGCAGAAAGTCTTAGTGAACTAGGGACATTACCAAAAGTATTGGAAAAAAGGCAACTTATAATGGATATTCAAAAAGATGAATTTTGGAATAATATAAATATATTTCAGCTTGAAGAAATACGAAATGAACTTAGAGAATTAATAAGATTACTAGATAAACCAGCAACAAAAATTTATTATACAGATTTTAAAGACGAAATAGTAGATTATAGTGAGCACGAGTCAGCGGGTGAATTTAAAATTATAAATCAACTTGTAAATTATAATAAACGTGTCGAACGATATTTAGAAGATTTTAAAAATAATGATGTTATTAAAAGACTAAAAAATAATCATCCATTATCATTAAATGATATAAAATATTTGGAAAAAGTTTTATGGGATGAATTGGGAACAAAAGAAGAGTATACAAAAACTTATGGTAAAATTCCGTTACTGAAAATGATTTCTAAAATTATAGGAATGGATAGAGATGCTGTTGAAAAAGAATTTTCTGAATTTTTAAGTGATGAAAACCTAAATTCAAATCAAATAAATTTTGTTAGACATATTGTGGATTATATTGCTCAAAATGGAAGTATTGATAAAGAAAAATTACAAGAATTTTCGATTGTAAATAAATTTGGTGGAGTAGGGGAACTGTTTAAAAACAAAACTGACGTTTTGATAGAAATTATAGGTGCAGTTGAAAAAGTAAATGGCAGATTTGAGTATATATCACAGGAAAGTGGATTTAATAGTAATTAA
- a CDS encoding sakacin A production response regulator, with protein MNKKFNYKPLIEYTDYAGRKYIKPEKAADLKEDMELFRKNGQAARKIFTEIVKSVEENMEGFHLQKVSSWMNQAQIARPYLWVFLKQDGDTENESGIALRVFKNEKTKKVGISLEVSFVERKIGENTLERQNKVLELPIKNPLYYFVQFSKSKENCMLDRIEGSEKNRKKLIEDMKEGNIRKVLVKFDVEEIEKFENLEDLTKEFLKGFKLLMPFYLKTKEI; from the coding sequence ATGAATAAAAAATTTAATTACAAGCCATTAATTGAATATACAGATTATGCTGGGAGAAAATATATTAAACCTGAAAAAGCTGCGGATTTGAAGGAAGATATGGAGCTTTTTAGGAAAAATGGACAGGCTGCACGAAAGATTTTTACTGAAATAGTTAAATCTGTTGAGGAAAATATGGAGGGATTTCATTTGCAGAAAGTTAGCAGCTGGATGAATCAGGCACAAATTGCCAGACCTTATCTTTGGGTGTTTTTGAAACAGGATGGAGATACTGAAAATGAGTCGGGGATTGCACTTCGAGTATTTAAAAATGAGAAAACTAAAAAAGTGGGAATCTCATTAGAAGTGAGTTTTGTTGAACGTAAAATTGGGGAAAATACTCTTGAAAGACAGAATAAGGTTTTAGAATTACCTATTAAAAATCCACTTTATTATTTTGTGCAATTTTCAAAAAGTAAGGAAAACTGTATGCTGGATAGAATTGAAGGAAGTGAGAAAAATAGGAAAAAGTTAATTGAAGATATGAAAGAAGGGAACATCAGAAAAGTGCTTGTCAAATTTGATGTTGAAGAAATTGAAAAATTTGAAAATCTTGAAGATTTGACAAAGGAATTTTTAAAAGGTTTTAAATTGCTGATGCCATTTTATTTGAAAACTAAGGAAATTTAG